gggagataagagtctccagcttcagagatttttgcaattcgttccagtcattggcagcagagaactggaaggaatggcggccaaaggaggtgttggctttgggaatgaccagtgagatatacctgctggagcgcagactacgggtgggtgctgctatggtgaccaatgagctaagataagacggggatttgcctagcagtgatttataggtggcctggagccaatgggtttgacgacgaacatgtagtgaggaccagccaacaagagcgtacaggtcacagtggtgggtagtatatggggctttggtgacaaaacggatggcactgtgatagactacatccaaattgctgagtagagtgttggaggctattttgtaaatgacatcgccaaagtcaaggattggtaggatagtcagttttacgagggcatgtttggcagcatgagtgaaggaggctttgttgcgaaataggaagctgattctagatttaactttggattggagattcttaatgtgagtctggaaggagagtttacagtctaaccagacacctaggtatttgtagttgtccacatactctaggtcagacccgtcgagagtggtgattctagtcgggtgggcgggtgccagcagcgttcgattgaataGTGTACcaaagtagtcaaaagttcaGTATATGgttcccatattcctagcacacaatgtctagctacatcaagcttgtgactttacaaactttggatgcatttgcagatTATTTGGGGCCCAAtaggaactgaatggtgaatgatgaatggtgaatgatgactggagtaattctCTTTCTAAGTGAGTAAAAAATGTTTCTTAACACTTCAAAATCAATCCTgataatgccatgattaagaagaATCATGAATAATGACGAGTGAGAAAGTTTGAGGCTACAACAAagcatgctaacctctcaccgttACCAATAATGGGGTAGATCAGCATTGTTTAAGGGGTATGATCTTTGTCTCTTTGTAACTATCTCACTCATCATCATTCACAATTTCATTCaagattatctgtaatcatggtagcattcaCATTCATGTTGAAGTGTTCACAAACATCTATTTTTACTTAAAATAAGTGACTTCAAAATGactacattattcaccattcacttcctgttggacaaaacataatccgaaacacaaccaaaacaagctGAAAATGCAtacaacaagtttgtagagtcacaagcttgatgttgtCATTGTATGCAAGGAATACGgcaccaaatactaaacttttgactactttaatacactataagttaaaCTTGTCCAAAGACTTACAGTtcaagtcagaagtttacatacacttaggttggagtcattaaaactcgcttttcaaccactccacaaatgtcttgttaacaaactatagtcttggcaagtcggttaggacatctactttgtgcatgacacaagtaatttttccaacaattgtttacagacagattatttcacttatgattcactgtatcacaattctagtgggtcagaagtttacatacactaagttgacggtgcctttaaacagcttagaaaattccagaaaataatgtccaTGGCTTtagaatgtatttcaaggcctaccttcaaactcagtgcctctttgcttgacatcatgggaaaatcaaaaggaaatcagccaagacctcagaaaataaattctagacgtccacaagtctggttcatccttgggagcaatttccaaacgcctgaaggtaccacgttcatctgtacaaacaatagtacgcaagtataaacaccatgggaccacgcagccatcataccgctcaggaaggagatgcgttctgtcaaGGCAATTCAGCAAgacagaagccactgctccaaaaccgcaataaaaaaggcaggctacggtttgcaactgcacatggggacaaatatcgtactttttggagaaatgtcctctggtctgatgaaacaaaaatataactgtttgccaataatgaccatcgttatgtttggaggaaaaattgggacgattgcaagccgaagaacaccatcccaactgtgaggcacgggggtggcagcatcatgctgtgggggtgctttgctgcaggagggattggtgcacttcacaaaatagatggcatcatgaggaaggaaaattatgtggatatattgaagcaacatctcaagacctcAGTCagcaagttaaagcttggtcgcaaatggacaatgaccccaagaatacttccaaagttgtgccaaaatggcttaaggacaacaaagtcaaggtattggagtggccatcacaagccctgacctcaatcctatagaacatttgtgggcagaactgaaaaagcgtgtgcgagcaaggaggcctataaacctgactcagttacaccagctctgtcaggaggaatgggccaaaattcacccaacttattgtgggaagcttgtggaaggctacctgaaatgtttgacccaagttaaacaatttaaaggcaatgctaccaaatactaattgagtgtatataaacttctgaaccactgggaatgtgatgaaataaataaaagcttaaatacagaattctctctcctattattctgacatttcacattcataaaataaagtggtgatcctaactgacctaaaacagggaatttttactaggattaaatgtcaggaattgtgaaaaactgagtttaaatgtatttggctaagatgtaaacttccgacttcaactgtacatcttcaaatggggggactagatctATAAAgagctttcatttctaaacggtaaatcatacagtgaggggaacaaagtatttgatcccctgctgattttgtatgtttgcccactgacaaagacatgatcagtctataattttaatggtaggtttatttgaacagtgagagacagaataacaaaaacatccagaaaaacgcatgtaaaaaatgttataaattgatttgcattttaatgagggaaataagtatttgacccctctgcaaaacatgacttggtacttggtggcaaaacccttgttggcaatcagaggtcagacatttcttgctgttggccaccaggtttgcacacatctcaggagggattttgtcccactcctctttgcatatcttctccaagtcattaaggtttcgaggctgacgtttggcatgattttctatgggattaaggtctggagactggctaggccactccaggaccttaatgtgcttcttcttgagccactcctttgttgccttggccgtgtgttttgggtcattgtcatgctggaaaacccatccacgactcattttcaatgccctggctgagggaaggaggttctcacccaatatttgacggtacatggccccgtccatcgtccctttgatgcggtgaagttgtcctgtccccttagcagaaaaacacccctaaagcataatgtttctacctccatgtttgacggtggggatggtgttcttggggtcataggcagcattcctcctcctccaaacatggcgagttgagttgatgccaaagagctcgattttggtctcatctgaccacaacactttcactcagttctcctctgaatcattcagatgttcattggcaaacttcagacagccctgtatatgtgcttttttgagcagggggaccttgcgggcgctgcaggatttcagtccttcacggcgtagtgtgttaccaattgttttcttggtgactatggtcccagctgccttgtgatcattgacaagatcctcctgtgtagttctgggctgattcctcaccgttctcatgatcattgcaactccacgaggtgagatcttgcatggagccccaggccgagggagattgacagtttttttagtttcttccatttgcgaataattgcaccaactgttgtcaccttctcaccaagctgcttggcgatggtcttgtagcccattccagccttgtgtaggtctacaatcttgtgcctgacatccttggagagctctttggtgttggccatggtggagagtttggaatctgattgattgattgcttctgtggacaggtgtcttttatacaggtaacaagctgagattaggagcactccctttaagagtgtgctcctaatctcagctcattacctgtataaaagacacctgcgagccagaaatctttctgattgagagggggtcaaatacttaattccctcatttaaaatgcaaatcaatttataacatttttgacatgcatttttctggattttttgttgttattctgtctctcacttttcaaataaacctaccattaaaattatagactgatcatttctttgtcagtgggcaaacatacaaaatcaggaggggatcaaatactttttcccctcactgtatgtatgaaaataccctcaaataaaaggtgacattttaTGCTGTCACCTTGTATGAAACATTTGatgtcaaatccaaaatgctggagtataaagccaaatatatatttttagcatCACTATCCACATACAAATGTACGTAGCGGAGTGTAATTTAGAAACAAGTCTTTCTCTATACATAACATTGGATGAAAGGCGGCACGGCAATGCACTTCCCTCTGCATCTCCATGTATTTCTACTCCATTGTAATCGCTGGCCATGCCTTTTGCAAGAGATTCCATGCAGAAAGTTGCCTGCTTGACCAGACTGCAAATTGCTCTGGCCAACCGCTGTTTGATCTGACCCTACCCTAGAGTGCGTTTTTGGATCTTCGCTCCAGGTTGTTGGCAATCCTTTTTAGTCTTTTGACAGAGCTCAAACCATTTGACTGGATTATTGACATAGTCATGCGCCTGATGTCCCTCGTTGTAGGGATGTGGAGGGGAAAAAAACTTTAAACAGCCTTTATCCATTTTCTGATAAACAAAAAATCATAAAATTCCACGTGAATTCACAATGCAGCTTTGCTGCTGCTAGCAACtgtttgggtctcacggtgcatccctttcagatggttaagcattgcacctgtactaccTCGAGGGGTGGAGTTAAATGCGGAAGGCACATTTTCGGTTGAAtccattcagttgtgcaactgactaggtatccccaaCTGTTAATGACGATGGCGTAGTGGTGGAGAGTTGAGTCAAATAATTGATTCCTCGTTTCCTTGCATGTCGACTCCTATTTCTGAGTGTCAAGCAGAATCGACTActaagattcagtatttttggaACAGATAAGACTGATTTAGTTGCTGTACTTCTGAGaacacaaacatttacattttggtcatttagcagacgctcttaaccctaattgctatagtaagtcactctggataagtgccctgcttaagggcacatcaacatatttttcacctaatcTGCTCGgcgattcaaaccagcgacctttcagttactggcccaacgctcttaaccgcttggCTACCTGCCACATCTTTCATAGCGAGCCAGGGAGGGGCGGAGAGAGCGAagaggggcacagtataggcaggtcggccaccaggcagacagtcagaaccgtgcactaggcttATCTATTGGCAATCAAAAGCTGTGTCTtgcaacttcagtaaagcagggcctatcatcaatgaataggctaggataCTCTAGGATATTCTATACGCAACAGACCGAAGActaaacacacacatatttaaattaaattacaCACCTTTCCCCATGCCTTTATAGCCTGTCTATTTAAGCTATAATATGTTCTGTGATAACTTTTTTTTCCGGGTTTGGGTTTTTTCTTAACGTTAAGGATCCCAATTTTGTTTAAACGTCAACACCCCTACCTCGTTCCCTCCTATTAATGCATATTGTGACTGCGTTCGACTAAACATGACTGAGTCACTGAACATAATTTCAGTCCTCTTTTATAAACAGTAATTGCAAGCTTTGCAATAGCTAGCACTTTTCCACCAGTTGGCCTACTCTCCGCAATGGTTTGTCTGAAGTGGTAGGATTTATGTGGCCTGTTCCCACCTCCAAAGTCAGATGTATCCCTCTCACTGAATAGATTATTAGAACATAGCACATACTCTAGGCTTCCTCTAGGTTTCCCTACAGCTCGCCTTGTCTGCATGGGACAGAGAAAAGACACAAACTCCCCAGCGTGTCCACCGGTCAAGCACGGACTCCTGCTTTATTTTGCACTTACCCCTCCTACAGACTCAAGGTTCCTCTACATCCAGGGATTTTGTCTGCCCACCCTCTATAGGTTCTAGGTATCTGGATTTGGTCCGCCCCCCTTCTATAGGTTCTAGGTATCGGGATTTGGTCTGCCCCCCTCTTATAGGTTCTAGGTATCGGGATTTGGTCTGCCCCCCTCCTATAGGTTCTAGGTATCTGGATTTGGTCTGCCCCCCTCCTATAGGTTCTAGGTATCTGGATTTGGTCCGCCCCCCTCTTATAGGTTCTAGGTCTCGGGATTTGGTCTGTCCCTCTCCTATAGGTTCTAGGTATCGGGATTTGGTCTGCCCCCCTCCTATAGGTTCTAGGTATCGGGATTTGGTCTGCCCGCCTCCTATAGGTTCTAGGTATCGGGATTTGGTCTGCCCCCCTCCAATAGGTTCTAGGTATCTGGATTTGGTCCGCCCCCCTCCTATAGGTTCTAGGTATGGGGATTTGGTCCGCTCCCTCTCCTATAGGTTCTAGGTCTCGGCATTTCTTATTTTATTGATTTTAAACTTTTTCACATTTTAGCAAGAGGGGCCAAACAGTCCTCTACCTTCATCACCACCTGTGGGTTAAAAATAAAGTCTGTTTACGTTAGCTATATAGccacattttttttggggggggtgggatttagtttttgtatttttataaaacaatttttttatttttccctCTGCAGACCATCTTGATTCAAAACATCTACCGTAACCCCCAAAACAGTGCGCAGACGGCCGACGGCTCCCACTGTAAGTGCCTCCGGTCCAGTCCTCTCAGCCCACCaggtctctctagctctctccccctcctcagatTTTAGGTCTGCGTCTCCGCTGGCTTCCTGCAGGGCTTCGGAGGGTCTGTCTCAGCACTGGTAGCAGGGGGTACCATAACACTACCTCAACACTTTAGTATATTGCCAATCAAATCGATTGAAATCTTTTTATCCGTTGCCATTCAGGAGATTTTAAGCCTAGGCGTAGAATGACATGCTCTGATAGTGACATTGAGAAAAGGACTCAAACAAAGAAAATGCCTTGATCCCCACAATTCGCATTGGATCCGTACAGTGAGGTTATTATCCACAGGCAATCTCCTCCATAGTACCTGTTTTCTAACAGTTGACTGACTTTAGGTATTTTTCAGGCGCTTTCAGACaagactgacaacacactgactgCCCTAGTGCCCAACATTTGTTTGtgattagctaggtttccatccaattggcgacagattttatgcaaatattctaaaatccacatAAAACAATATtagcattttcccaccagagatgtgtttccatcaaattgacttgttgcagataaaaggctgtgcgtgatgacagagtgcacataaaaatacattttgccgTTAAACTCCcatgtataaaataaaaacaatactaGTTAAATGGGTTTATTGCATTGGTTttctctactgatggttttccactctggtattggcacgtgcacTCTAGCAGCGCTGTCTGCGCGCTGTTGGTTAGAGCGcgtgtatagcctacatgattacattattattattattaaggacAAAGGagcgagattatttttatttgtcaaacagcagccaTGCATCGATTATCATGCCACCAGAAtgagaccctcaatatttattggaaaggagcatcaagctcatcaccttgcacattcaccacccagtgaagttcatcataacttaaaCTGTATGCTTTCCAGGcgagtgggaggaccacacaacatgtcatcgagTGACTCCAAGTtcacttcgatatgatggttatatcAATATTTTACGCTTAAAAGTGTTTCCACCAACATTTCTCGCATGATTcattttaccaacacaaaaagatcccaccttgtctagtgtattttgttttgtcgacagtTGGAAAGTTTATTGAAAAATGTTGTTTCCATCAGGTCTGACATGGCATTTtttgtactttactcgcataaaaaggttggatagAAGCCTGGTTATAGACAGCAGAAATATCTATATGCGTTACTGTCTAGACACAGAACACTTTTAGATTTTTGTTTTTGCTCTCGCAATACTGCAGCCCCTATACATTAGACTGATTCAGAGTTCGTCAGCCATATTGTAAGTGTGTAAATAGTACCCTGATGTTGAGCCCCGGCTAGCAGAGCTGATGCATTGCCACTCGCTTCCTCTAAGGTAAGTAGTGGGTTTGTGGTCTTGTTGCTGTCATGTATAACTGTTCTGTTTCTCAGCTGAGCATCTCAGAATGACGGGAAAAAATTAAACACATCTTGGCATCCAATCACCTATGATTCAGCAAGTTCTGGAGGTCATTTCGAGCCCCAATGACCTGATATAAATGTTTGACATATGTAATGTTTGGGTAGGCTAAATTGTCGAATGTATTggattttccatcataattttcAATAGTCAAATATTGTCATGCTGAGATTTTCACTTCTTCCAGCTCCATCTCTTTCAGCGTGGACCAGTCCCGTGGATCATCTTAACCTCTTTCAGTCATCCCTTCCTACCCTGTTCTGGGGCTGGTTGGGGCGAAAGTACACCGTTTTGAGGGAGGGGGATGGGAGTAAATGCACCTATTTAACTACCATTTTAGAAATCTGCCTGAAACTATCTCAAAAATGTACATTTTGTATTTCAGACCATTGCCCTCTTGAACATTTACCGTAACCCTCAAAACACTGCCCAGTCTGCTGATGGTTTGCGCTGTAAGTTTCCCACCTGTTAACAGGGACCTGTGGCACAAAATGTTATTTTATCTTTCTCTTTATTTGCCCTTACTTCCTTTTGGGGGCGCTATCTGTCCTCTTTATCTGACATGTTAAGATTTATCCCTTTATTACATGATCAGTGATATACGTTCTCCGCCCTTTAGAGTGCTGTAATATACATATAATACAACAGGTACTAGTGTAAATTAAAACAAACCATGTATGCTACCGTTCTGGTGCCATGTAGTCAGTGTAACAGAAATAGTCCAATTTATGTTTTGATGCATACAGTATGTTTCTATTAATTCAAAATCTAAGACTTGTTCTAGGAAAACATTTATTCATCAATGTTTCAACTACAGCGTCATTCACAAAACACTTTATTAATGATATTCTAGAGGTTAACCCTGCTCTATAGGCTCAGGTGGTCAAACTAATGGAGGATAcagtttttgttttttattgtaCAAAATGTGATATGATACATGGGGTGTGATTTTGGGGAGTTGAGTATGACTGACATTTTCCCTAGAGTGTTTAGGCCCCAGTGAGTCCCATTCCTTAGCATCCATTGATGGCTATATTATCTCAGTGCCAGAACCGTACCATTACTACTTGGCACTCACTGAATGGAACTCAAATTAGTCTCATAAGACTCTGTCCTCTCATAAAGGGCAAATGTCCAGTCTTACTGTCGTCCTTGGTGTGCAGGGGCACAATGAACATATTTTTCGCATTGACCCTTTGCCTCCGGACACTTGTCTTTGCTGTGTATTAGATTGAATACATTTGTAATTCAGTAGTCCAGACTCCTAGGTGTTAGAAATATTTATCTTGTGCATGTAGTTCATGAAACCACAATGCTTATGTCACATACTGTAACACGTTGACTTGTCCCTGATGCGTGCGTTTCTCCCCTGTGGCCACTAGGTGCCGTCAGTGATGTGGAGATGCAGGAGCACTATGACGAGTTCTTTGAGGTGAGTCAGTGATGTTCAGCGTGTGGTATTATCGCACCGTAAGCCAATTTGAATGGAGTGGATGATGCAACTCAGGTCTACCTTGcatctcttccctccccctccacACAGCCCATGTGGGAATCATTGACAAAATACTGAAACCTTTTTTCCCTTGTCTTTGTAAAGTGTGTTTTGATCATGTGTGGGAAATGGACTTTGAATTCAAATAGTATGTTTTAACCCTTCTGTCTGCcaatccatctctccctctgtttgtcTTGCTGTAGGAGGTCTTcacagagatggaggagaagtacggagaggtggaggagatgaACGTGTGCGATAACCTAGGAGACCATCTGGTCGGAAACGTATATGTGAAGGTGTGTCACtgaccattgtgtgtgtgtgtgatggtgggtTTTGTATACATTTGTTGAAGAAAACACACATTCTCCTCTCATTCAATCACACTCTGTCATTCTCTGCCTCTTTAGAacctacatttgcacacacactaACTCTGTGATGGTCTCTGTGCAGTTCCGTCGTGAAGAAGACGCAGAGAAGGCAGTGATGGATCTGAATAACCGCTGGTTCAATGGTCAGCCCATCCACGCCGAGCTCTCTCCCGTTACCGACTTCAGAGAAGCCTGCTGCCGCCAGTATGAGATGGGGTTAGTACTCGACCgcaggaccacacacacaccattttcaGCTCAACTTTGCATTAAAGGTGACACCTACACAAATGAGTTGTAATTAAGTTGAGTTATTTCAACTATATAAATGCTGTAGCAAGGCTAAATCCTACCAATGGCACCAAGTCCACACACCTTTCTCTCCGTTACTGATTAGATTTCTTCATACAAGAGTtgctgtccccccccccccagtgcACTAACTGAgttccccctctctccacagGGAGTGCACTCGAGGAGGTTTCTGTAACTTCATGCACCTGAAGCCCATCTCTAGGGAGCTGAGGAGGGAGCTGTACGGACGCCGCAGGAAGAGGGGGTAAGCTCAGGCTCTCAGAGTCAACGCTAATCATAAAACGTATGCTGCTTTCAAGTGCTATCCGGAATGCACGTTTCTGACTTGATAAGGTTTTTCACATAAGTTTAAGTGGGAAATTCTCATTTTGAGTTTAACTAGCTCCTTGTTTTCTCTATTCCTCAGAGGGGGGCATCGTTCTCGCTCCCGTTCCAGGGAACGGCGTTCGCGCTCGAGGGACAGAGGcaggggaggtggtggaggtggacgtgaCCGCGAGAGAAGGCGCTCCAGAGACAGAGAACGCTCGGGAAGATTCTAAACTGAGCATCCACCACACATCTATCTCCATTATCACTCTCCATCCATCCCCaaatctctctatccttccctcaATTGCGGCCTATCAATTCACCCATATCCCTTTCATATTAATTGTGTCTCCATGACCAAAATGAATTGGAAAATGTTGGACTTGTTTTTTTTCTCTTATCATTTTTATTCAAGGAATGGAAACATTTTCCTTCTCAATAAAAAAACAACATGATTTGTACTCATTTCTTCTATCCATTTCTTATAAATGGTTACTCTGGAAAACAGAAACATTTAATTTTTATAGTGAACAGTTTTTATAATGAGGAACTGTTACTTTTGCCTTGAGTCATCATGCTTTAGACTGGGTTTACTGTAAGTGAGGGAAGTGAAATACTTCCCATAGACTCCTCCCTGATTCCCAGTAACTTGACTCCCTCAGCCTCAGCTAATTTCTCACTCAGAACATGCTCAGCTGTGAATTGAGTGTTCACTTGGCTCAAAAAGACAGTTGGCATAGAGTTTTTAAGGATTATCTCCTAAACCAATGAGCTGTGATTCTGAGTCCATATCGAACTCATTTTTTCCAGTTTCCCATGCCTACACTTGCCTGTTTGGATTACATCTGCAAGTACATATTATTGACTGTGTAGACCTGTAATTTTGGATAAATTGACTTGATTGGAGAGAGCGGACTCAAGGCCATGGTGTGGTTGAAGTAACACATTTAAAACAGAATTCTTCTGGGTATATGTATTTACATTCAATATGCAAGATGCAAGAGCAAGTTACATCTCAGATGCAAGGGCATAGTACAAAAAGTCCTAATGGCTCAAAAGACAGATTATTCTTCTGAGT
The Coregonus clupeaformis isolate EN_2021a chromosome 40, ASM2061545v1, whole genome shotgun sequence genome window above contains:
- the LOC121571612 gene encoding splicing factor U2AF 35 kDa subunit isoform X3 yields the protein MAEYLASIFGTEKDKVNCSFYFKIGACRHGDRCSRLHNKPTFSQTILIQNIYRNPQNSAQTADGSHCAVSDVEMQEHYDEFFEEVFTEMEEKYGEVEEMNVCDNLGDHLVGNVYVKFRREEDAEKAVMDLNNRWFNGQPIHAELSPVTDFREACCRQYEMGECTRGGFCNFMHLKPISRELRRELYGRRRKRGGGHRSRSRSRERRSRSRDRGRGGGGGGRDRERRRSRDRERSGRF
- the LOC121571612 gene encoding splicing factor U2AF 35 kDa subunit isoform X1; this translates as MAEYLASIFGTEKDKVNCSFYFKIGACRHGDRCSRLHNKPTFSQTIALLNIYRNPQNTAQSADGLRCAVSDVEMQEHYDEFFEEVFTEMEEKYGEVEEMNVCDNLGDHLVGNVYVKFRREEDAEKAVMDLNNRWFNGQPIHAELSPVTDFREACCRQYEMGECTRGGFCNFMHLKPISRELRRELYGRRRKRGGGHRSRSRSRERRSRSRDRGRGGGGGGRDRERRRSRDRERSGRF
- the LOC121571612 gene encoding splicing factor U2AF 35 kDa subunit isoform X2; this encodes MQEHYDEFFEEVFTEMEEKYGEVEEMNVCDNLGDHLVGNVYVKFRREEDAEKAVMDLNNRWFNGQPIHAELSPVTDFREACCRQYEMGECTRGGFCNFMHLKPISRELRRELYGRRRKRGGGHRSRSRSRERRSRSRDRGRGGGGGGRDRERRRSRDRERSGRF